AGCTTTTGATTGATTGAAAATGGTTTGgacttttgtacattagaaatagtttcctaaaaaaaattgtgatacgaaatttaaattataaaattatgttttggaatGGAGTTGTAAGGGATACCTTGCGGTACACTTTCTGCTCCTTAATTTTATCCCTTCTctaattttctggttttctcaTCTAAGATCCACGCCAAAAGCCAATAACGGATGTAATGGAGCTGGAAAGAAAACGCCTCTTTCTGAGTCAGCTGccagcattttttttctgaaaatgaGCGATATATATAACCGAAACAACCATCTTGTTTGGAACGTCATCTTTTTCCGAGATCTTAGAACACGGAATCAAAACAAGCATGATAttttctcaaaaagaaaataaaacaatcATGCTATCTACTCAGGAAATTCCTGGATTGCAGCCACAAAACCAGCGGTATCTCTGTGTTTAGttcgctaaaattagaagtttgattgaaattgaaacgatgtgacgaaaaagttataattttatgtgtaggaaagttttgatataatgaaaaagttaaaagttacaAAAGAACTAAATGCCCAGCTCCAGATACCTGTCGCAACCAGGGTTCACCTTACCGTTTTGGGGGGGGTTACCGACCCCCCGCGGTATGGTggttaccgcggtaaccgtgcggtTACCGCGAAAAACCGCACAAATTTCGTTTCcaaatttttgaattcaaaatccACGGTATGGACACGGTAACCGCACGGTTTAGTACGGTAACCGCGGTAAGAGGACGGTAACCGCGATATGTTGGaactgaaataaaaaaaatgaaaaaaataatagaaaaaaactaaaatgtgaGTATTTTAGTTTATGTTGGAActgaaataagaaaaatgaaaaaaataatagaaaaaaactaaaatgtgaGTATTTTAGTTAATTAAGATGTGGTTATACAACAGAAAAATTCGGCATGACCTACTCTATATTGTAGAGTCCACAGTATAATGTCCATGATTACAATTCTAGTTCGAATGAAAGGAAATAAACAAGGACATGCATAGCTACGCATTCCACTGATTATATGCCATATTGTACTCCTCTGTGGACATGAGCATCAAGCCATGTGAATGTAGCAACCCCGCCTTGTATTCCTTCCAACTTTGACCTGTCCATGATGATGTTGTTTGCCACTGAGCGTACAATTGAGCATACCACTGAGGCTCTTGCCATTCATACACCCATGTAGTAGCAGGATAATCAGAAGCTTGGGGACGGTTGTACACATACGTTGGATAGCCACTTTCAAAGCTAGAGGCACTGAATGAGCTAGAGCTATCCTGTTGTATGTCACTGAATTGTTGCTGTTGTCGGACTCCCGGTGCAATGGTAGTTCGTTGAGAGCTTGGAGCACCATGATCCTGGTCCTGAGTAGCATGAGTGAAGTCGCCCTCACCTGCAAATCAAAAAATTGCAAGAAAATTATCCAGTACTGAATTGGAAGATGAAGGTTGAAATTGCAACTGAATTATATCACACCAGTGAATTGAACGGGGCTGTGGTGATCTGATTGTTGGGTGTGACCCCTAGGAGGCACATTAGTAGTGCCTTGGCCTCCTtgaccatcgtcgtcgccgtcatctGTTTCAGTTCTTGAGCTACTATCATTGGACTCTTGGTACTCTGGGCTTTCTTGGGTCTCTTCATCGCTATCAACACTAGTCGATCGTGGACCCTTGCCCTTTACCTTTTTAGATGGACGTGCTTTTGGCGGCTTTCGAGTCTTCCTTTTCCCAATATGAGTGTCACCTACATTCGTATCAGCCCACTCAGCAATACTAGAAGCTCCCGTGGTCCTTCGCAGGTCATCCAAGTTGACTAGGTCAGACACAAGTTGACTAGGCAGGGGAGCGTCACTCTCAGCTGAATCTTCATCTAGTTCGGGGCAAGCATTAGAGCGAGCATTGTCCATCCAGGCACTGATATGATTGTTAGTTTCATAGAATGAGAGGTCCGCTAATCTTTGAAGGGGATCATCGTCCTCCACCCTAATTTGGGCATTTGCTTGCTGAATTCGAAGGCGAAGGTTGTAGTTCACGTACACTAGCTTGTTGAGCTTCTTGTGGGTAAGTCTATTACGGACCTTCGTATGTACGAATGCGAATGTGCTCCAATTCCTTTCACATCCACTGGAGGAGCAACATTGACCAACCAAACGCAACGCAAGCTTCTTCAAATTCGGCGTGTCTGAGGCGAACATAGACCACCATTGTGCTACAAAAGCCAAGTAACATGTCATTTCATAATTCTGAATACATCAAGATCAATTAGATATATCATAGTTCCATGATTAGAAACATACCAGGTGAAGTTTTCCCATCTATGGCCATCCTTCTTGCTAGTGCCCTCCCAAATTCACCCGTCTTACGTCGGTACATCTCAACCTCCAGCAAAGCGGCGGCAGCCGTATCGATATCCGTCATCCACTCGAATGCCTGTCGGAGGTCTTGGAAGACAGTAGCACTTGGAGAATACGCGTAGTGCGTCCTAGGGTTCAATGCGGCAGCTACAAAACATGGCACAGGTTAAGTAAGAGTTACATAATATGCCATGTGGATTATGTTATGACCAATATTTACCGGCATTGATGAGAGTCTCGTTGGTTAGGTCGTGCATCCTTCTGTTCACGATTTCCATGTATGCTTCAAACTTGTCCCTTTGATTCGCAAAAAGACTGTCGTACTCCATTTTGAGCAACTGATATCTCAAAAGTACCTCACTCAAATTGGGGTTCTTGTCCTCGTCAGCAAACCGAAGGAATGAGTACATAGGTTGGACAAAATTCACTACTGCCTCTAAGTTCTCCCACCAAGACAGACTAGATAGACATGCATGTGCATATCTACCTTCCAAAGTCCCACTAAATTTGCTTTGCATGAAGACAGAGGAAGCCATCCATTGCATGAAAAGATCTCGCTTCCTAAGGAAACTCTGGAGAAACATGTAGTTTGTTCCGAACCTTGTAGCATTCCACTTAACCAGTTCACCACCTATAGCTAAGACCATCATAGCATGCAACTTGTTATGATTGTATAGCCATCTGCAAATTTTCCTAGCACTCTCAATCACCATTTCGTGGTCTGGCATTTTCCCAACCTCCTTAAGCATCAAGTTAACTGTGTGTGCCACACAAGGTTGCCACACAATTGTCTTGTATTCTTGCCGTAGTAGTCTGCACGCCTTCTTGTAGTTAGAGCCATTGTCAGTGATAATTTGAACAACATGCTCCGAGCCTATTTCGCGTACCACCTTCCTTATCTCCTGCATTGGTAGATAACATAATAAAAATTAGTCCATGCCCCTAACACTGACGATAACAGGTGATGAAGTAATTTGTTGCATGA
The window above is part of the Oryza sativa Japonica Group chromosome 7, ASM3414082v1 genome. Proteins encoded here:
- the LOC107281655 gene encoding uncharacterized protein, giving the protein MSDSRDPVWEHGENIPPGWRCKYCHTKRGGGGATRLKQHLAARGKGVTYCNSVPPDVREFFCRELDRIKDAGDQRKSDSGRRVEAVRVNYYDLTGDADEEEQMEAAIAASRQDENFRRDVEERGGTYEHGGGSGSAQPEARKGRSNPITNMLRRATSHRESPAVRDYNLASAKAPVQPRIDIGFFTKKGKQARQAIGESWARFFFTAGIPGRNADNPYFVSAVRETQKWGESVPSPTGNEIDGKYLDSKEKDVKKQFDRFKKDWDEYGVTIMCDSWTGPTSMSVINFLIYYNGIMFFHKSIDATGQSQDANFVLKEIRKVVREIGSEHVVQIITDNGSNYKKACRLLRDKFEAYMEIVNRRMHDLTNETLINAAAALNPRTHYAYSPSATVFQDLRQAFEWMTDIDTAAAALLEVEMYRRKTGEFGRALARRMAIDGKTSPAQWWSMFASDTPNLKKLALRLVGQCCSSSGCERNWSTFAFVHTKVRNRLTHKKLNKLVYVNYNLRLRIQQANAQIRVEDDDPLQRLADLSFYETNNHISAWMDNARSNACPELDEDSAESDTHIGKRKTRKPPKARPSKKMTATTMVKEAKALLMCLLGVTPNNQITTAPFNSLVRATSLMLLRTRIMVLQALNELPLHRESDNSNNSVTYNRIALAHSVPLALKVAIQLANNIIMDRSKLEGIQGGVATFTWLDAHVHRGVQYGI